The following are from one region of the Acidobacteriota bacterium genome:
- a CDS encoding PIN domain-containing protein — protein MKLDDIKSGEKIFIDSNIFIYHFSGVSKSCKEFLIRCETGEVYGFVSINILLEVMHKLMLAEALYKKLITPGNLVHKLRENPDIGKKLSEYQKNTMNILEMGVEVILFHEEILEMSFEFRRDYGLLVNDSITSAMMKNSGILNIASSDKDFERVKTFKVYPPSDV, from the coding sequence ATGAAACTTGATGATATCAAATCTGGCGAAAAAATTTTTATCGACTCGAACATTTTTATCTATCATTTCTCTGGTGTCTCAAAAAGCTGTAAAGAGTTTTTAATTCGTTGTGAAACCGGCGAAGTTTATGGTTTTGTTTCTATAAATATTTTACTTGAGGTTATGCACAAACTAATGCTTGCTGAAGCTTTATATAAAAAATTAATTACGCCTGGAAATTTAGTCCATAAATTGAGAGAAAATCCTGATATTGGAAAAAAGCTTTCTGAATATCAAAAAAATACGATGAATATTTTAGAAATGGGAGTAGAAGTCATTCTATTCCATGAGGAGATTTTAGAGATGAGCTTTGAATTTCGCAGGGATTATGGCCTTTTAGTAAATGACTCGATTACTTCTGCCATGATGAAAAACTCAGGGATTTTAAATATCGCTTCTTCTGACAAAGATTTTGAAAGAGTTAAAACTTTCAAAGTTTACCCCCCTTCAGATGTTTAA